A window from Listeria seeligeri serovar 1/2b str. SLCC3954 encodes these proteins:
- a CDS encoding ParB/RepB/Spo0J family partition protein yields the protein MAKGLGKGINALFNNVDTNEETVQNIPLKEIKPNPYQPRKIFDTKAINELRDSIKIHGVLQPIILRNTAKGYEIVVGERRFRAAKEAKLKEIPAVVRDLTEEEMMELSVIENLQREDLSPLEEAESYQFLMKKLGLTQAKLAERVGKSRPYIANFVRLLTLPEEVQVMLRDGTLSAGHGRVLLGLKVKKNIIPTAKKAVAQGLTVRQLEDVVANLNENVSRETIKPARVPIFIRESESQLRDKFGTAVSIKRRDKKGKIEIEFLSDDDLDRILEILDIQFDDE from the coding sequence ATGGCTAAAGGTCTAGGTAAGGGAATCAATGCACTATTTAATAATGTTGATACAAATGAGGAAACTGTTCAAAATATCCCGCTAAAAGAAATTAAACCAAATCCGTACCAACCACGTAAAATTTTTGATACAAAAGCAATCAATGAATTACGTGATTCCATTAAAATTCACGGTGTCTTACAACCAATTATTTTAAGAAACACTGCTAAAGGATACGAAATTGTTGTTGGAGAACGTAGATTCCGAGCAGCAAAAGAAGCGAAATTAAAAGAAATTCCGGCAGTAGTGCGCGATTTAACAGAAGAAGAAATGATGGAGCTTTCCGTAATTGAAAATTTGCAACGTGAGGATTTATCACCTTTAGAGGAAGCAGAATCATACCAATTCCTAATGAAAAAATTAGGATTAACACAAGCTAAATTAGCAGAACGTGTTGGTAAAAGCAGACCTTACATTGCTAACTTTGTCCGTCTTTTAACACTACCAGAAGAAGTTCAAGTGATGCTACGAGATGGTACGTTATCTGCTGGGCATGGTCGAGTTTTACTAGGCTTAAAGGTAAAAAAGAACATTATTCCAACTGCGAAAAAGGCTGTAGCGCAAGGCTTAACTGTCCGTCAGTTAGAAGATGTTGTAGCTAACTTAAACGAAAATGTTTCACGTGAAACAATCAAACCAGCAAGAGTTCCAATCTTTATTCGTGAAAGTGAGAGTCAATTACGAGATAAATTTGGAACAGCGGTATCAATTAAACGTCGTGATAAAAAAGGTAAAATTGAAATTGAGTTTTTATCTGATGACGATTTAGATCGTATTTTAGAAATTTTAGATATTCAGTTTGATGATGAATAG
- a CDS encoding ParA family protein encodes MSKVIALANQKGGVGKTTSSVNLSSSLAFLGKKVLLVDIDPQGNASSGVGVNKGEIEHCIYDVLVDDVAIQDVLQKTDLDNLNVIPATIQLAGAEVELVPAISREIRLKKAIDSIRDDYDYVIIDCPPSLGLLTLNALTAADSVLIPVQCEYYALEGLSQLLNTIRIVQKHLNEDLQIEGVLLTMLDARTNLGIQVIEEVKKYFQNKVFNTIIPRNVRLSEAPSHGKPILLYDAKSKGAEVYLELAKEVVAHG; translated from the coding sequence TTGAGCAAAGTGATTGCACTAGCGAACCAAAAAGGTGGGGTTGGTAAAACAACATCATCCGTTAATTTAAGCTCTAGCCTAGCTTTTTTAGGAAAAAAAGTATTACTAGTAGATATTGACCCACAAGGAAATGCATCAAGTGGTGTTGGTGTAAACAAAGGTGAAATAGAACATTGTATTTATGATGTGCTAGTTGATGACGTAGCGATTCAAGATGTGTTGCAAAAAACAGATCTTGATAATTTAAATGTTATTCCAGCAACAATTCAACTTGCCGGAGCCGAAGTAGAGTTAGTTCCAGCAATTTCACGTGAAATAAGATTAAAAAAAGCAATCGACTCAATTCGTGACGATTATGATTATGTAATTATTGATTGTCCGCCATCACTGGGACTTTTAACTTTAAATGCTTTAACCGCAGCGGATTCAGTACTCATTCCCGTTCAATGTGAGTACTATGCACTGGAAGGTCTAAGCCAGCTTTTAAATACAATAAGAATAGTTCAAAAACATCTTAATGAAGATTTGCAAATTGAAGGAGTACTGTTAACGATGCTAGATGCTAGGACAAACCTAGGAATTCAAGTCATTGAAGAAGTTAAAAAATACTTCCAAAATAAAGTATTTAACACAATTATTCCACGTAATGTACGCCTAAGTGAGGCACCTAGTCACGGAAAACCGATTTTGTTATACGATGCAAAATCTAAAGGTGCTGAAGTTTATTTAGAATTAGCAAAGGAAGTGGTTGCACATGGCTAA
- the gshAB gene encoding bifunctional glutamate--cysteine ligase GshA/glutathione synthetase GshB, which produces MIKLDTTMLDYFKESPTLQKQLFSGHFGLEKENVRVTADGKLALTPHPAIFGPKEDNPYIKTDFSESQIEMITPVTDSIDTVYEWLENLHNIVSLRAEDELLWPSSNPPILPPEKDIPIAVYKTPDSPDRKYREHLAKGYGKKIQLLSGIHYNFSFPEALIDGLYSQISLPEESKQDFKNRLYLKVAKYFMKNRWLLVYLTGASPVYLADFTTTKNEETLADGSSSFRDGISLRNSNAGYKNKEALYVDYNSFDAYIASISNYIEQGKIESMREFYNPIRLKNAHTDQTVESLAEHGVEYLEIRSIDLNPLEPNGISKDELTFIHLFLIKGLLSEDRELCNNNQQLADENENTVALNGLAQPAIKTCDNEEVSLSEAGLLELTKMSDFISTLLPDDTYFSSIIEKQKERLLHPEKTIAYQVIEHVKTTGYVDFHLNQAKIFMEETEALAYKLIGAEDMELSTQIIWKDAIARGIKVDVLDRAENFLRFQKGDHVEYVKQASKTSKDNYVSVLMMENKVVTKLILAENGIRVPFGDSFSDQAAALEAYSLFQNKQIVVKPKSTNYGWGISIFKNKFTKDDYQQALKIAFSYDKSVIIEEFIPGDEFRFLVINDKVEAVLKRVPANVTGDGIHTVRELVDEKNTDPLRGTDHLKPLEEIQTGPEETLMLSMQKLSWDSIPESGKTIYLRENSNVSTGGDSIDYTAEMDDYFKEIAIRATQVLDAKICGVDIIVPRETINRDKHAIIELNFNPAMHMHCFPYQGQQKKIGDKILDFLFD; this is translated from the coding sequence ATGATAAAACTTGATACTACAATGCTTGATTACTTTAAAGAAAGCCCTACTCTCCAGAAACAATTATTTTCTGGTCATTTTGGCTTGGAAAAAGAAAATGTTCGCGTAACTGCTGATGGAAAATTAGCTCTCACGCCACATCCAGCCATTTTTGGGCCGAAAGAAGATAATCCATATATTAAAACCGATTTTTCAGAAAGCCAAATTGAAATGATTACACCCGTAACCGACTCAATTGATACTGTCTATGAATGGCTTGAAAACCTTCATAATATTGTTTCATTGCGCGCTGAAGACGAACTACTTTGGCCTTCTAGCAATCCGCCAATTTTGCCGCCTGAAAAAGATATTCCAATAGCTGTATACAAAACACCTGACAGCCCAGACCGGAAATATCGCGAACACTTAGCAAAAGGGTATGGAAAGAAAATCCAGCTTCTATCAGGCATCCACTATAACTTTTCCTTCCCAGAAGCCTTGATTGACGGACTTTATTCCCAAATCAGCCTGCCAGAAGAATCAAAACAAGACTTTAAAAACCGCTTGTATTTAAAAGTCGCTAAATATTTCATGAAAAATCGCTGGTTATTAGTTTATTTAACTGGTGCTAGCCCTGTTTATCTTGCGGACTTCACAACGACAAAAAACGAAGAAACACTGGCCGATGGAAGCAGTTCTTTCCGTGACGGCATTTCCCTTCGTAATAGTAATGCTGGTTATAAAAATAAAGAAGCTTTATACGTTGATTACAATTCATTTGATGCTTATATTGCTAGCATCTCCAATTATATCGAACAAGGTAAAATTGAAAGCATGCGCGAATTTTACAATCCAATTCGCTTGAAAAACGCCCATACTGATCAAACAGTGGAAAGTCTGGCAGAGCACGGTGTCGAATATTTAGAAATCCGCTCTATTGATCTAAATCCACTCGAACCAAACGGAATTTCTAAAGATGAACTAACCTTTATTCATCTATTTTTAATCAAAGGCTTACTTTCTGAAGACCGCGAGCTTTGTAATAACAATCAACAACTAGCTGATGAAAACGAAAATACAGTTGCCCTAAACGGCCTAGCACAACCAGCTATCAAAACTTGCGACAACGAAGAAGTTTCTCTTTCTGAAGCAGGACTTTTAGAACTTACTAAAATGAGTGACTTTATCAGTACCCTTCTTCCAGATGATACTTATTTTTCTAGTATCATTGAAAAACAAAAAGAACGCTTGCTACACCCAGAAAAAACCATTGCCTACCAAGTAATTGAGCATGTAAAAACAACCGGATATGTTGACTTCCACTTAAACCAAGCAAAGATTTTCATGGAAGAAACCGAAGCTCTCGCCTACAAACTCATTGGCGCTGAAGACATGGAACTATCCACACAAATCATTTGGAAAGATGCAATTGCACGTGGAATAAAAGTAGATGTACTCGACCGTGCAGAAAATTTCCTGCGTTTCCAAAAAGGCGACCATGTAGAATACGTCAAACAAGCAAGCAAAACTTCCAAAGACAACTATGTTTCTGTTTTAATGATGGAAAATAAGGTCGTCACTAAGTTAATCTTAGCAGAAAATGGCATTCGCGTCCCATTTGGCGATAGTTTTAGCGACCAAGCAGCTGCACTTGAAGCCTATTCACTGTTTCAAAATAAACAAATCGTCGTCAAACCTAAATCCACTAATTATGGATGGGGTATTAGCATTTTCAAAAATAAATTTACAAAAGATGACTATCAGCAAGCTTTAAAAATAGCATTCAGTTATGACAAATCAGTCATTATTGAAGAATTTATTCCTGGTGATGAGTTTCGTTTCCTAGTAATCAATGACAAAGTAGAGGCTGTTTTAAAGCGAGTTCCAGCTAACGTAACTGGCGATGGAATCCATACTGTTCGTGAACTAGTTGATGAAAAAAACACCGATCCACTGCGCGGCACAGACCATCTAAAACCGCTAGAAGAAATTCAAACTGGTCCTGAAGAAACACTAATGCTTTCAATGCAAAAACTTTCATGGGATAGTATTCCTGAATCCGGAAAAACCATTTATTTACGAGAAAATTCCAACGTCAGCACAGGTGGTGACAGTATTGATTACACCGCAGAAATGGATGATTATTTTAAAGAAATCGCAATTCGCGCAACTCAAGTACTTGATGCCAAAATTTGTGGCGTTGATATCATTGTTCCACGTGAAACAATCAATCGCGATAAGCATGCAATCATCGAGCTTAACTTCAACCCCGCGATGCACATGCACTGCTTCCCTTATCAAGGACAGCAGAAAAAAATTGGCGATAAAATTTTAGATTTCTTATTTGATTAA
- a CDS encoding helix-turn-helix domain-containing protein gives MIHSAKGGITKRMAKIIFVKDEQNEFQAYDFLQNLIKEEPLMATLVFQGLLQLETAETRKLSTGKQILPDVHLIIGKSQAYSLQTTRIETTVDQPIQEMKAHFKDKNCRLIYFTAFSGDETYYCFVKGYFKDKNPFTDQMGSYREEAKRVFLRRIDVETSIGNSDYQFETLKNQALENEGIAHYLESFSASLGKYIFAKRMEKKWSQMDLALKSDLSPVIIGRLEAGDPDLTLRMYQKVCTVLGVKATFSID, from the coding sequence GTGATTCACTCAGCTAAGGGTGGAATCACGAAACGAATGGCAAAAATCATTTTTGTGAAAGACGAACAAAATGAGTTCCAAGCGTATGATTTTTTACAAAACTTAATTAAGGAAGAACCATTAATGGCCACTTTAGTATTCCAAGGCCTGCTACAACTAGAAACAGCAGAAACAAGAAAGCTTAGCACCGGGAAGCAAATTCTTCCAGATGTACATTTAATTATTGGTAAAAGTCAAGCCTATTCACTACAAACAACCCGAATCGAAACAACAGTAGATCAACCAATCCAAGAGATGAAGGCACACTTTAAAGATAAAAATTGTCGTTTAATCTACTTCACTGCATTTAGTGGAGATGAAACATACTATTGTTTTGTCAAAGGTTACTTTAAAGATAAAAATCCGTTTACTGATCAAATGGGTTCTTACCGTGAAGAAGCCAAACGAGTTTTCTTACGTCGCATTGACGTTGAAACAAGCATTGGAAATTCAGATTACCAATTTGAAACACTTAAAAATCAAGCATTAGAAAATGAAGGAATCGCTCATTACTTAGAAAGTTTTTCCGCGAGCTTAGGTAAATATATATTTGCAAAACGCATGGAAAAGAAATGGTCTCAAATGGATTTAGCGTTAAAATCTGATTTATCTCCAGTAATTATTGGACGATTAGAAGCAGGAGACCCAGATTTAACACTTAGAATGTATCAGAAAGTCTGCACGGTTCTAGGTGTCAAGGCTACATTCTCAATAGATTGA
- the noc gene encoding nucleoid occlusion protein → MPFSRLFGKKEKNNQLDDNIVEEGVQRVQELPMDKIFPNQFQPRTVFDQDKIDELARTIRIHGVIQPIVVREMEPDYYEIIAGERRFRAVLSLEMEKIPAIIQNLDDEEVAAIALIENLQREELTPIEEAKAYRSLLDMQDVTQEALAQRVGKSQSAIANKMRLLKLPEAIQNAVLNKQISERHARSLLALETEEQQVALLQEIEENHWNVKQTEARIQELLGVKKSVATKKTKPKRQAISRDVRIAMNTIKQSVTMVKDNGMELDFKEEETDDFYQITIQIPKKK, encoded by the coding sequence ATGCCTTTTTCACGTTTATTTGGAAAAAAAGAAAAGAATAATCAACTGGATGATAACATAGTAGAAGAAGGAGTACAGCGTGTACAAGAACTTCCTATGGATAAAATTTTCCCGAACCAATTCCAACCGCGGACAGTATTTGACCAAGATAAGATTGACGAACTTGCTCGAACTATTCGAATTCACGGTGTTATTCAGCCGATTGTGGTTAGAGAAATGGAACCGGATTATTACGAAATCATTGCAGGAGAGCGTCGTTTCCGAGCTGTTCTTTCTTTAGAAATGGAAAAAATCCCAGCAATTATTCAAAATTTAGATGATGAAGAAGTAGCTGCGATTGCGTTAATTGAAAATTTACAACGCGAAGAACTCACACCAATTGAAGAGGCTAAAGCGTACCGGAGCTTGCTAGATATGCAGGATGTGACACAAGAAGCACTCGCTCAACGTGTAGGGAAAAGCCAATCCGCTATCGCTAACAAAATGCGGCTTTTAAAATTACCGGAAGCAATTCAAAACGCGGTGTTAAACAAACAAATTTCAGAGCGCCACGCACGTTCATTACTAGCTTTAGAAACCGAAGAACAACAAGTAGCTTTGTTACAAGAAATAGAAGAAAACCACTGGAACGTCAAACAAACCGAAGCAAGGATTCAAGAATTATTAGGCGTAAAAAAATCAGTTGCAACGAAAAAAACAAAGCCTAAACGTCAAGCAATCAGTCGGGATGTACGTATTGCTATGAATACGATTAAACAATCTGTGACAATGGTTAAAGATAACGGAATGGAACTAGATTTTAAGGAAGAAGAAACGGATGATTTTTATCAAATTACCATTCAAATTCCTAAAAAGAAGTAA
- a CDS encoding catalase, translating to MTDRRNLTTNQGVPIGDNQNSMTAGLKGPTLLEDYVLIEKLAHFDRERVPERVVHARGAGAHGKFVTKKSMKKYTKAQFLQEEGTETEVFARFSTVIHGQHSPETLRDPRGFSVKFYTEEGNYDFVGNNLPVFFIRDAIKFPDVIHSLKPDPRTNIQDGNRYWDFFSLTPEATTMITYLFSDEGTPASYREIRGSSVHAFKWINEEGKTVYVKLRWVPKAGIVNLSTDQAAQIQAKEFNHASRDLYEAIENGDYPEWDLYVQVLDPKDLDNYDFNPLDATKDWFEDVFPYEHVGTMTLNRNPDNIFAETESVGFNPGVLVPGMLPSEDRLLQGRLFSYSDTQRHRVGPNYLQLPINSPKTPVDNNQRDGQMPFKQQTSSINYEPNSYDTEPKENPAYIEPEQEIRGDISGRLVAEKPNNFGHAKEVWKRYSDAERAALVKNIVDDWEGVREDIKIRNLRNFYQVEPEFAERVAAGTGINLAEHVIDLK from the coding sequence ATGACCGATAGAAGAAACTTAACGACGAATCAAGGAGTGCCGATTGGGGACAACCAAAATTCGATGACAGCGGGATTAAAAGGACCAACTTTGTTAGAAGATTATGTGTTAATTGAGAAATTGGCGCATTTTGATAGAGAACGTGTTCCAGAACGTGTGGTGCATGCTCGTGGTGCTGGTGCGCACGGCAAATTTGTAACGAAAAAAAGCATGAAAAAATATACGAAAGCACAATTTTTACAAGAAGAAGGAACAGAGACAGAGGTTTTTGCGCGTTTTTCTACAGTAATCCATGGTCAACATTCACCAGAAACGCTTCGTGATCCACGTGGTTTTTCGGTTAAATTTTATACGGAAGAAGGTAACTATGACTTTGTCGGTAACAACTTACCTGTATTCTTTATCCGTGATGCTATCAAGTTTCCTGACGTAATTCACTCCTTGAAGCCAGATCCACGTACTAACATTCAAGATGGCAATCGTTACTGGGACTTCTTTAGTTTAACTCCGGAAGCGACGACGATGATTACTTATTTATTTAGCGATGAGGGGACTCCGGCATCTTACCGCGAAATTCGTGGTTCAAGCGTACATGCCTTTAAATGGATAAACGAAGAAGGTAAGACTGTTTATGTAAAACTACGCTGGGTTCCAAAAGCAGGAATCGTCAATCTTTCAACTGATCAAGCAGCACAAATTCAAGCAAAAGAATTTAACCATGCTAGTCGCGATTTGTATGAAGCAATTGAGAATGGTGATTATCCAGAGTGGGATTTATATGTGCAAGTGCTAGATCCAAAAGACTTGGATAATTACGACTTCAATCCGCTTGATGCAACCAAAGACTGGTTTGAAGATGTATTTCCATACGAGCATGTTGGAACAATGACATTAAATCGTAATCCGGATAATATTTTTGCTGAAACAGAATCAGTTGGCTTTAATCCAGGTGTGCTTGTGCCGGGGATGTTACCTTCTGAGGACCGTTTACTACAGGGGCGATTGTTCTCTTACTCTGATACGCAAAGACACCGCGTTGGACCTAACTACTTACAATTACCAATCAACAGCCCAAAAACTCCTGTTGATAACAACCAACGTGATGGACAGATGCCGTTTAAACAGCAAACAAGTTCGATTAATTATGAACCAAATAGTTATGATACAGAACCAAAAGAAAACCCTGCATATATCGAGCCTGAGCAAGAAATTCGTGGGGATATCTCTGGCCGACTAGTGGCAGAAAAGCCAAATAACTTTGGTCATGCTAAAGAAGTTTGGAAGCGTTACTCAGATGCAGAACGTGCGGCTCTTGTGAAAAATATTGTAGACGATTGGGAAGGTGTGCGCGAAGATATTAAGATTCGCAACTTGCGCAATTTCTATCAAGTAGAGCCGGAATTTGCAGAACGTGTGGCTGCTGGAACTGGAATTAACCTTGCTGAACATGTGATAGATTTAAAATAA
- a CDS encoding DUF951 domain-containing protein: protein MFMEKKHFYLNDVVEMKKPHPCGTNRFKIIRMGMDIRIKCEGCGHSVMIPRREFERKVKKILVKAEEE from the coding sequence ATGTTTATGGAAAAAAAGCATTTCTATTTAAACGATGTTGTAGAAATGAAAAAACCACATCCTTGTGGGACTAATCGTTTCAAGATTATCCGCATGGGAATGGACATTCGAATTAAATGTGAAGGTTGCGGACATAGTGTAATGATTCCGCGCCGTGAGTTTGAGCGAAAAGTGAAAAAGATTTTAGTTAAGGCTGAGGAAGAATAA
- the rsmG gene encoding 16S rRNA (guanine(527)-N(7))-methyltransferase RsmG yields MNPEQFSNALAEKGIELSEAQLKQFHDYFEMLVEWNEKMNLTAITEEKEVYLKHFYDSISAAFYVDFNDFHSICDVGAGAGFPSIPIKICFPHLEVSIVDSLKKRMTFLDALAEKLALTNVHFYHDRAETFGQNKAHREKYDLVTARAVARMSVLSELCLPLVKKGGSFLVMKAAQAEQELQTAEKAIKVLGGKVVNHFSFSLPIEESERNIYVIAKTKETPNKYPRKPGTPNKLPIE; encoded by the coding sequence ATGAATCCAGAACAATTCAGTAACGCTCTTGCTGAAAAAGGAATAGAATTAAGTGAAGCACAATTGAAACAATTCCACGATTACTTTGAAATGCTAGTAGAATGGAACGAAAAAATGAATTTAACGGCCATTACAGAGGAAAAAGAAGTCTACCTAAAGCATTTCTATGACTCTATTTCCGCGGCATTTTACGTTGATTTCAATGACTTTCATTCGATTTGCGATGTCGGGGCTGGCGCTGGTTTTCCAAGTATTCCCATCAAAATCTGCTTCCCACATTTAGAAGTTAGCATTGTAGATTCGCTCAAGAAACGAATGACTTTCTTAGATGCACTAGCAGAAAAATTAGCTTTAACAAACGTCCATTTTTACCACGATCGTGCTGAAACATTTGGTCAGAACAAAGCGCACCGTGAAAAATATGACCTAGTAACAGCGCGCGCAGTTGCAAGAATGAGCGTATTATCCGAGCTTTGCCTGCCCCTTGTCAAAAAAGGCGGTTCTTTCCTCGTAATGAAAGCAGCCCAAGCGGAACAAGAATTACAAACAGCCGAAAAAGCTATCAAAGTATTAGGCGGGAAAGTGGTCAATCACTTCTCATTCTCTCTACCAATAGAAGAAAGTGAACGGAACATTTACGTTATCGCTAAAACAAAAGAAACACCGAACAAATACCCAAGAAAACCTGGAACACCGAATAAATTACCAATCGAATAA
- a CDS encoding N-acetylmannosamine-6-phosphate 2-epimerase — protein MNNSVLEKIKGELIVSCQALPDEPLHSSFIMSKMALAAVQGGAMGIRANTAEDIRAIQNEVNVPIIGILKQVYDDCNVFITPTLKEVREICETGAEIVAMDATTRPRPNNENLEEILQIIRKEFPSTLLMADTGSMEDVQYADSLSFDLIGTTLYGYTDETANQDISNHDFSHLKEVLKSTKRPVIAEGKIDSPDKASEVLKLGCHAVVVGGAITRPQEITTRFTKKIKGIL, from the coding sequence GTGAATAATTCTGTACTTGAAAAAATAAAAGGTGAGCTAATAGTTTCCTGCCAAGCGTTACCAGATGAACCACTCCATAGCTCATTTATCATGTCAAAAATGGCCCTCGCTGCAGTCCAAGGAGGCGCGATGGGTATTCGAGCAAACACAGCTGAAGACATTAGAGCCATTCAAAATGAAGTAAATGTGCCAATCATCGGGATTTTAAAACAGGTATACGATGACTGCAACGTATTTATTACCCCAACACTAAAAGAAGTAAGGGAAATCTGTGAAACTGGCGCTGAAATAGTGGCAATGGACGCAACTACAAGACCACGCCCTAATAACGAAAACCTCGAAGAAATACTACAAATAATCCGCAAAGAGTTTCCAAGTACCCTCCTAATGGCAGACACTGGAAGCATGGAAGATGTTCAATACGCTGATTCCCTGAGCTTTGACTTGATAGGTACAACACTGTATGGCTACACAGACGAAACCGCGAATCAAGATATTAGCAATCACGACTTTTCCCATTTAAAAGAAGTATTAAAAAGTACGAAACGTCCAGTCATTGCTGAAGGGAAAATTGATTCGCCTGATAAAGCAAGCGAAGTTCTTAAGTTAGGTTGTCACGCGGTTGTTGTTGGTGGAGCAATTACCAGACCACAGGAAATAACTACTCGGTTTACCAAGAAAATCAAAGGAATTCTTTAA
- the ychF gene encoding redox-regulated ATPase YchF, translating into MALTAGIVGLPNVGKSTLFNAITKAGAEAANYPFATIDPNVGIVEVPDHRLNKLTELVKPKKTVPTTFEFTDIAGIVKGASKGEGLGNKFLSHIRQVDAICHVTRCFDDENITHVEGRVDPLDDISTINLELILADLETVEKRIGRVEKLSKQKDKDAVAEFNVLVKLRDAFENDKPARAVEFSEDEEKIVRNLFLLTRKPVLYVANVSEEDVSSPDDNKYVQQVREFAAGENSEVIVVCARAEEEIAELEDEDKVEFLEALGIEESGLDQLIRSAYTLLGLATYFTAGVQEVRAWTFIKGMKAPQCAGIIHTDFERGFIRAEVVAYDALLEYGSEQAAKEAGKVRLEGKEYEMKDGDVVHFRFNV; encoded by the coding sequence ATGGCACTTACAGCTGGTATTGTCGGGCTTCCTAATGTTGGGAAATCGACACTTTTTAATGCAATCACGAAAGCAGGAGCAGAGGCTGCGAACTATCCATTTGCGACGATTGATCCAAACGTTGGAATTGTTGAAGTCCCTGACCACCGATTAAACAAATTAACTGAACTTGTAAAACCGAAAAAGACTGTTCCGACGACTTTTGAATTTACGGATATTGCCGGTATTGTGAAGGGCGCTAGTAAAGGAGAAGGCCTTGGAAATAAATTTTTGTCCCATATTCGTCAAGTAGATGCGATTTGTCATGTAACTCGTTGTTTTGATGACGAGAACATCACTCACGTAGAAGGCCGTGTAGACCCGCTAGACGATATTTCTACTATTAACTTAGAACTTATCTTAGCGGATTTAGAAACGGTAGAGAAGCGTATTGGTCGTGTTGAGAAGCTTTCTAAACAAAAAGATAAAGATGCTGTTGCGGAATTTAATGTATTAGTTAAATTGCGTGATGCTTTTGAAAATGATAAACCAGCTCGTGCGGTAGAATTCAGTGAAGATGAAGAGAAAATCGTTCGTAATTTATTTTTACTTACAAGAAAACCAGTTTTATATGTGGCAAATGTGAGTGAAGAAGACGTTTCTAGCCCAGATGATAATAAGTATGTGCAACAAGTGCGCGAATTTGCTGCTGGTGAAAACTCCGAAGTTATCGTTGTCTGCGCTCGTGCGGAAGAAGAAATCGCTGAACTAGAAGATGAAGATAAAGTTGAATTTCTTGAGGCGCTTGGAATTGAAGAATCAGGCTTGGATCAATTAATCCGTTCTGCGTATACATTGCTTGGACTGGCAACGTATTTCACTGCTGGCGTTCAAGAAGTCCGCGCATGGACATTTATTAAAGGTATGAAGGCTCCTCAATGTGCGGGAATTATCCATACAGATTTCGAACGAGGATTTATTCGTGCTGAAGTAGTTGCTTATGATGCTTTACTTGAATATGGCTCTGAACAAGCTGCTAAAGAGGCTGGGAAAGTTCGGTTAGAAGGTAAAGAGTACGAAATGAAAGATGGAGACGTAGTTCATTTCCGCTTTAATGTTTAA